A genomic stretch from Neodiprion fabricii isolate iyNeoFabr1 chromosome 3, iyNeoFabr1.1, whole genome shotgun sequence includes:
- the LOC124179235 gene encoding probable proline--tRNA ligase, mitochondrial, with amino-acid sequence MSKKLLPRANRISKLFQPLNIVPKDSKPRDEVSSKSYKLMVDMGIIRQSSNGMYNLLPLGLRALEKLNTLVDDEMANIDAQKVLLPHLIPSTLWKATGRLEVAENELFMLHDRHQRQYILSPTHEEAVTSLIASVSPLSKKMLPIKLYQISSKWRDEMKPRLGVLRGREFIMKDLYTFDADLDKAKETYDLVCKAYDNLFQKIGVEFVKAAADTGIIGGSFSNEYHYVSNIGETVVVSCTSCNYFATTEIHNKSSCPQCQRELCHNTSVEVGHTFLLGTKYSEPLKATYTANGKPVPLVMGCFGLGLTRILGAALEILSSDEELRWPRPLVPYNVCVMPPKNGSKEASASRYADDIYQVIEQSGIDVILDDRTHFTIGKRMIDARRTGYPYIVVVGKRSTEPRPMFEIHDLYEDKRLDLSFEGVIDYLRTTNDDQTTRYEMNEVRYKSN; translated from the exons ATGTCGAAGAAACTATTACCACGGGCGAACAGAATTTCGAAGTTATTTCAACCTCTGAATATCGTACCGAAAGACAGTAAACCCAGAGATGAAGTATCCTCCAAAAGTTATAAG CTTATGGTAGACATGGGGATAATTCGCCAGTCAAGCAACGGGATGTACAACTTGTTGCCTCTGGGTTTGCGAGCCTTGGAGAAGCTCAATACTCTCGTTGATGATGAAATGGCAAATATAGATGCTCAGAAAGTACTTCTGCCTCACCTTATACCGAGCACGCTGTGGAAGGCAACTGGTCGATTAGAAGTTGCTGAAAATGAGCTATTCATGCTACACGATCGACATCAAAGACAGTATATATTAAGTCCT ACCCACGAGGAAGCCGTCACCAGCCTAATCGCCTCCGTTAGTCCATTGTCAAAGAAGATGTTACCAATCAAACTGTATCAGATCTCAAGCAAATGGCGAGACGAAATGAAGCCTAGATTGGGTGTCTTACGAGGACGAGAATTCATTATGAAGGACCTGTACACATTTGACGCTGACTTAGATAAAGCAAAGGAGACTTATGACCTGGTGTGCAAAGCTTATGACAATCTCTTCCAAAAAATAGGCGTCGAGtttgtaaaag CCGCTGCTGACACCGGCATCATTGGTGGTTCATTTTCTAATGAATATCACTATGTATCAAATATCGGAGAGACTGTTGTTGTTAGTTGTACTAGTTGCAACTACTTTGCCACTACTGAGATTCACAACAAATCTAGTTGCCCGCAGTGCCAACGAGAATTATGCCATAACACGAGTGTCGAG GTAGGACACACCTTTCTCCTGGGAACCAAATATTCTGAACCTCTAAAGGCCACGTATACAGCCAATGGAAAACCAGTACCATTGGTAATGGGGTGTTTTGGATTGGGTCTAACTCGAATTCTTGGAGCAGctcttgaaattttatcaagtGACGAAGAACTGAGATGGCCCCGCCCTTTGGTACCCTACAACGTTTGCGTGATGCCCCCAAAG AATGGAAGTAAAGAAGCCTCAGCATCTCGTTATGCGGACGATATTTATCAAGTTATTGAGCAATCTGGTATAGATGTGATTCTCGATGACAGAACCCATTTCACAATTGGTAAACGCATGATCGATGCTAGGAGAACTGGGTATCCATATATCGTAGTGGTCGGAAAAAGATCCACTGAGCCCAGGCCAATGTTTGAAATACATGATCTTTACGAAGATAAACGGCTGGATTTAAGTTTCGAGGGAGTCATAGATTACTTGCGTACTACAAACGACGACCAAACCACTCGGTACGAGATGAACGAAGTGCGTTATAAATCAAATTAG
- the LOC124179234 gene encoding sulfite oxidase isoform X2, which yields MPGIARWRDNLPTELCRNRELEIMLHLRILCRANNRSTALLVKPVGSGSLCILKNKYLLHKRRYNSSHENFSKDEHKKYIGCIGVVSILGFYYYYTSNKRRAFAREHKIESHSGQRSSPGEFDSRYKSYTLSEVAKHDNKNVGIWVTYKQGVYDITDFIEKHPGGAGKIIMAAGGSIEPFWMIFSNHNKRDIYDLLESMRIGNISKEEASTAVEGMEDPYANDPQRDLFYVRNHLPVPDVDPQTYELEIAIEEDTMKVLRLDDIKKYPKHTVSSTIMCAGNRRSEMAKVKAVKGLSWSVGAVGNATWSGAKLCDILNELNVKEEDYEHIQFEGLDLDPSSTPYGSSIPISKAIDPKGDVILAYEMNGKPLPRDHGFPIRVVVPGVVGARNVKWLGRIIISKHESQSQWQQGDYKGFSPSTDWDTVDFSKSPAIQELPVISAICTPQSGDQVVVQNGKIKVAGYAWSGGGQKIVRVDVTIDGGDTWHTAEFFGQDLSKPGRHWSWTLWQVEIPVKEGDKNVEIWAKAVDSMYNVQPESFKNIWNLRGVLNNAYHRVKIDLK from the exons ATGCCGGGCATTGCTAGGTGGCGCGATAACCTCCCTACCGAACTATGTCGAAATCGAGAACTT GAAATCATGCTACATTTACGGATACTTTGCCGTGCTAACAACAG ATCAACTGCACTATTGGTAAAACCAGTGGGAAGCGGTTCCTTATGCATTCTGAAGAATAAGTATCTATTGCACAAACGACGTTACAATTCGTCacatgaaaacttttcaaaagaTGAACATAAGAAGTACATCGGATGCATTGGCGTGGTATCGATACTcggattttattattactatacatCGAACAAGCGGAGAGCTTTTGCTCGGGAACATAAAATTGAGTCACACTCTGGACAAAGGTCTAGCCCCGGAGAATTTGACTCGAGGTATAAGTCATATACCTTGTCAGAGGTGGCTAAACACGACAATAAGAATGTTGGCATTTGGGTGACCTACAAGCAAGGCGTCTATGACATAACAGATTTTATTGAGAAGCACCCTGGTGGTGCTGGAAAGATAATTATGGCTGCTGGCGGCTCTATTGAGCCGTTTTGGATGATCTTTTCAAATCACAACAAGCGCGATATCTACGATCTGTTGGAATCAATGCGAATTGGAAATATTTCCAAGGAAGAAGCGTCAACTGCCGTTGAAGGGATGGAGGATCCTTACGCGAACGATCCGCAGAG GGATCTTTTCTATGTTAGAAATCACCTTCCAGTTCCTGATGTAGATCCTCAAACTTATGAACTTGAAATAGCGATAGAAGAGGATACCATGAAAGTACTAAGGCTAGATGACATTAAGAAATATCCAAAGCACACTGTGAGCAGCACGATAATGTGCGCTGGTAACAGACGATCGGAGATGGCAAAG GTAAAGGCAGTAAAAGGACTGAGTTGGAGTGTCGGAGCTGTTGGGAATGCAACGTGGTCAGGAGCTAAATTGTGCGATATCTTAAACGAACTGAACGTCAAAGAGGAAGACTATGAGCACATACAA TTTGAAGGACTTGACTTGGATCCTTCAAGCACACCTTATGGTTCTAGTATACCAATAAGCAAAGCAATAGACCCTAAAGGGGACGTTATATTGGCTTACGAAATGAACGGAAAGCCTCTGCCCAGAGATCATGGATTTCCTATAAGAGTTGTTGTTCCTGGAGTGGTAGGAGCGAGGAATGTAAAATGGCTAG GTCGAATCATTATCTCAAAGCACGAAAGTCAATCACAATGGCAGCAGGGTGACTACAAGGGGTTTTCACCAAGCACTGATTGGGACACTGTTGATTTCTCGAAATCACCCGCGATACAGGAATTGCCAGTAATTTCTGCAATTTGTACTCCACAATCTGGAGATCAAGTTGTAGttcaaaatggaaaaatcaaagtCGCAG GATATGCATGGTCAGGTGGCGGCCAAAAAATAGTTAGAGTCGATGTGACCATCGATGGCGGTGACACCTGGCATACAGCTGAGTTTTTTGGCCAAGATTTATCCAAACCTGGACGTCACTGGAGTTGGACGTTGTGGCAAGTTGAAATCCCGGTCAAAGAAGGGGATAAGAATGTTGAAATTTGGGCTAAGGCTGTAGATTCGATGTACAATGTTCAGCCGGAATCATTTAAGAACATCTGGAATCTTAGAGGTGTACTGAATAACGCTTATCACAGagttaaaattgatttgaaataa
- the LOC124179234 gene encoding sulfite oxidase isoform X1 has protein sequence MPGIARWRDNLPTELCRNRELEIMLHLRILCRANNRSTALLVKPVGSGSLCILKNKYLLHKRRYNSSHENFSKDEHKKYIGCIGVVSILGFYYYYTSNKRRAFAREHKIESHSGQRSSPGEFDSRYKSYTLSEVAKHDNKNVGIWVTYKQGVYDITDFIEKHPGGAGKIIMAAGGSIEPFWMIFSNHNKRDIYDLLESMRIGNISKEEASTAVEGMEDPYANDPQRHKILIINNPKPFNAETPAPLLIESFHTPSDLFYVRNHLPVPDVDPQTYELEIAIEEDTMKVLRLDDIKKYPKHTVSSTIMCAGNRRSEMAKVKAVKGLSWSVGAVGNATWSGAKLCDILNELNVKEEDYEHIQFEGLDLDPSSTPYGSSIPISKAIDPKGDVILAYEMNGKPLPRDHGFPIRVVVPGVVGARNVKWLGRIIISKHESQSQWQQGDYKGFSPSTDWDTVDFSKSPAIQELPVISAICTPQSGDQVVVQNGKIKVAGYAWSGGGQKIVRVDVTIDGGDTWHTAEFFGQDLSKPGRHWSWTLWQVEIPVKEGDKNVEIWAKAVDSMYNVQPESFKNIWNLRGVLNNAYHRVKIDLK, from the exons ATGCCGGGCATTGCTAGGTGGCGCGATAACCTCCCTACCGAACTATGTCGAAATCGAGAACTT GAAATCATGCTACATTTACGGATACTTTGCCGTGCTAACAACAG ATCAACTGCACTATTGGTAAAACCAGTGGGAAGCGGTTCCTTATGCATTCTGAAGAATAAGTATCTATTGCACAAACGACGTTACAATTCGTCacatgaaaacttttcaaaagaTGAACATAAGAAGTACATCGGATGCATTGGCGTGGTATCGATACTcggattttattattactatacatCGAACAAGCGGAGAGCTTTTGCTCGGGAACATAAAATTGAGTCACACTCTGGACAAAGGTCTAGCCCCGGAGAATTTGACTCGAGGTATAAGTCATATACCTTGTCAGAGGTGGCTAAACACGACAATAAGAATGTTGGCATTTGGGTGACCTACAAGCAAGGCGTCTATGACATAACAGATTTTATTGAGAAGCACCCTGGTGGTGCTGGAAAGATAATTATGGCTGCTGGCGGCTCTATTGAGCCGTTTTGGATGATCTTTTCAAATCACAACAAGCGCGATATCTACGATCTGTTGGAATCAATGCGAATTGGAAATATTTCCAAGGAAGAAGCGTCAACTGCCGTTGAAGGGATGGAGGATCCTTACGCGAACGATCCGCAGAGGCACaagattttaataataaataacccGAAACCATTCAATGCAGAAACACCTGCACCGTTGTTAATTGAGAGTTTTCACACACCCTC GGATCTTTTCTATGTTAGAAATCACCTTCCAGTTCCTGATGTAGATCCTCAAACTTATGAACTTGAAATAGCGATAGAAGAGGATACCATGAAAGTACTAAGGCTAGATGACATTAAGAAATATCCAAAGCACACTGTGAGCAGCACGATAATGTGCGCTGGTAACAGACGATCGGAGATGGCAAAG GTAAAGGCAGTAAAAGGACTGAGTTGGAGTGTCGGAGCTGTTGGGAATGCAACGTGGTCAGGAGCTAAATTGTGCGATATCTTAAACGAACTGAACGTCAAAGAGGAAGACTATGAGCACATACAA TTTGAAGGACTTGACTTGGATCCTTCAAGCACACCTTATGGTTCTAGTATACCAATAAGCAAAGCAATAGACCCTAAAGGGGACGTTATATTGGCTTACGAAATGAACGGAAAGCCTCTGCCCAGAGATCATGGATTTCCTATAAGAGTTGTTGTTCCTGGAGTGGTAGGAGCGAGGAATGTAAAATGGCTAG GTCGAATCATTATCTCAAAGCACGAAAGTCAATCACAATGGCAGCAGGGTGACTACAAGGGGTTTTCACCAAGCACTGATTGGGACACTGTTGATTTCTCGAAATCACCCGCGATACAGGAATTGCCAGTAATTTCTGCAATTTGTACTCCACAATCTGGAGATCAAGTTGTAGttcaaaatggaaaaatcaaagtCGCAG GATATGCATGGTCAGGTGGCGGCCAAAAAATAGTTAGAGTCGATGTGACCATCGATGGCGGTGACACCTGGCATACAGCTGAGTTTTTTGGCCAAGATTTATCCAAACCTGGACGTCACTGGAGTTGGACGTTGTGGCAAGTTGAAATCCCGGTCAAAGAAGGGGATAAGAATGTTGAAATTTGGGCTAAGGCTGTAGATTCGATGTACAATGTTCAGCCGGAATCATTTAAGAACATCTGGAATCTTAGAGGTGTACTGAATAACGCTTATCACAGagttaaaattgatttgaaataa